The Siniperca chuatsi isolate FFG_IHB_CAS linkage group LG9, ASM2008510v1, whole genome shotgun sequence genome includes a region encoding these proteins:
- the pou3f2b gene encoding POU domain, class 3, transcription factor 2 isoform X1: MSGGGGAESRCASASTWQSAWEPPVGRRGSVKCEVRLIRATSPAPRVMATAASNHYNILTSSASIVHSEPGSMQQATAYRDAQSLLQSDYPLQSNSHTLSHAHQWITALSHGEGAPWSTSPLGAEQDIKPAVQGARDEMHNSSSNLQHQSRPPHLVHQTHGNHHDGRAWRTTTAAHIPSMATTNGQSLIYSQPGFGVNGLIPGSGQGMHHHNLRDSHDDHHSPHLSDHGHPPSQHQHQHRPQSHHEHSDEDTPTSDDLEQFAKQFKQRRIKLGFTQADVGLALGTLYGNVFSQTTICRFEALQLSFKNMCKLKPLLNKWLEEADSTSGSPTSLDKIAAQGRKRKKRTSIEVSVKGALESHFLKCPKPAASEIIGLADSLHLEKEVVRVWFCNRRQKEKRMTPPGALPGSEDVYGDTPPHHGVQTPVQ, translated from the coding sequence ATGAGCGGCGGGGGCGGGGCGGAGTCCAGGTGCGCCTCGGCGTCCACTTGGCAGAGCGCCTGGGAGCCGCCTGTGGGCAGGAGAGGGTCTGTCAAATGCGAGGTTCGTTTAATAAGAGCGACCAGTCCGGCTCCGAGAGTCATGGCGACCGCAGCGTCTAACCACTACAACATCCTCACCTCCAGCGCATCCATCGTGCACTCGGAGCCCGGCAGCATGCAGCAAGCCACGGCGTACCGGGACGCGCAGAGCCTGTTGCAGAGTGACTACCCGCTGCAGAGCAACAGCCACACGCTCAGCCACGCACACCAGTGGATCACGGCGCTGTCCCACGGAGAGGGAGCCCCGTGGTCCACCAGCCCGCTCGGCGCAGAGCAGGACATCAAACCCGCGGTGCAGGGCGCCCGGGACGAGATGCACAACTCCAGCAGCAACCTGCAGCACCAGTCGCGGCCACCCCACCTGGTGCACCAGACGCACGGGAACCACCACGACGGCCGGGCGTGGAGAACCACCACCGCGGCGCACATACCGAGCATGGCGACAACGAACGGCCAAAGCCTTATTTACTCCCAGCCGGGCTTCGGCGTCAACGGGCTGATCCCGGGCAGCGGGCAGGGGATGCACCACCACAACCTAAGAGACAGTCATGACGACCACCACAGCCCGCACCTCAGCGATCACGGCCACCCTCCGTCCCAGCATCAGCACCAGCACCGGCCGCAAAGCCACCACGAACACTCGGACGAGGATACGCCGACCTCGGACGACCTGGAGCAGTTCGCCAAGCAGTTCAAACAGCGGAGGATCAAGCTGGGCTTCACGCAGGCGGACGTGGGACTCGCCCTGGGGACCCTGTACGGAAATGTGTTTTCCCAAACCACCATATGCAGGTTTGAGGCCCTGCAGCTCAGCTTCAAAAACATGTGCAAGCTGAAGCCTCTGTTGAACAAGTGGTTGGAGGAGGCGGACTCCACCTCGGGCAGCCCGACCAGCCTGGACAAAATCGCGGCGCaggggaggaaaaggaaaaaacgGACTTCAATCGAGGTAAGCGTAAAGGGAGCTTTGGAGAGCCATTTTTTGAAGTGTCCTAAACCGGCAGCGTCGGAAATAATCGGCCTGGCGGACAGTCTGCACCTGGAGAAAGAAGTGGTCAGGGTTTGGTTTTGTAACaggagacagaaggagaaacgCATGACCCCTCCCGGAGCACTGCCGGGGAGCGAGGATGTGTACGGGGACACGCCGCCGCACCACGGGGTCCAGACCCCGGTCCAATGA
- the pou3f2b gene encoding POU domain, class 3, transcription factor 2 isoform X2 — protein MSGGGGAESRCASASTWQSAWEPPVGRRGSVKCEVRLIRATSPAPRVMATAASNHYNILTSSASIVHSEPGSMQQATAYRDAQSLLQSDYPLQSNSHTLSHAHQWITALSHGEGAPWSTSPLGAEQDIKPAVQGARDEMHNSSSNLQHQSRPPHLVHQTHGNHHDGRAWRTTTAAHIPSMATTNGQSLIYSQPGFGVNGLIPGSGQGMHHHNLRDSHDDHHSPHLSDHGHPPSQHQHQHRPQSHHEHSDEDTPTSDDLEQFAKQFKQRRIKLGFTQADVGLALGTLYGNVFSQTTICRFEALQLSFKNMCKLKPLLNKWLEEADSTSGSPTSLDKIAAQGRKRKKRTSIERVSQLQEGLRGD, from the exons ATGAGCGGCGGGGGCGGGGCGGAGTCCAGGTGCGCCTCGGCGTCCACTTGGCAGAGCGCCTGGGAGCCGCCTGTGGGCAGGAGAGGGTCTGTCAAATGCGAGGTTCGTTTAATAAGAGCGACCAGTCCGGCTCCGAGAGTCATGGCGACCGCAGCGTCTAACCACTACAACATCCTCACCTCCAGCGCATCCATCGTGCACTCGGAGCCCGGCAGCATGCAGCAAGCCACGGCGTACCGGGACGCGCAGAGCCTGTTGCAGAGTGACTACCCGCTGCAGAGCAACAGCCACACGCTCAGCCACGCACACCAGTGGATCACGGCGCTGTCCCACGGAGAGGGAGCCCCGTGGTCCACCAGCCCGCTCGGCGCAGAGCAGGACATCAAACCCGCGGTGCAGGGCGCCCGGGACGAGATGCACAACTCCAGCAGCAACCTGCAGCACCAGTCGCGGCCACCCCACCTGGTGCACCAGACGCACGGGAACCACCACGACGGCCGGGCGTGGAGAACCACCACCGCGGCGCACATACCGAGCATGGCGACAACGAACGGCCAAAGCCTTATTTACTCCCAGCCGGGCTTCGGCGTCAACGGGCTGATCCCGGGCAGCGGGCAGGGGATGCACCACCACAACCTAAGAGACAGTCATGACGACCACCACAGCCCGCACCTCAGCGATCACGGCCACCCTCCGTCCCAGCATCAGCACCAGCACCGGCCGCAAAGCCACCACGAACACTCGGACGAGGATACGCCGACCTCGGACGACCTGGAGCAGTTCGCCAAGCAGTTCAAACAGCGGAGGATCAAGCTGGGCTTCACGCAGGCGGACGTGGGACTCGCCCTGGGGACCCTGTACGGAAATGTGTTTTCCCAAACCACCATATGCAGGTTTGAGGCCCTGCAGCTCAGCTTCAAAAACATGTGCAAGCTGAAGCCTCTGTTGAACAAGTGGTTGGAGGAGGCGGACTCCACCTCGGGCAGCCCGACCAGCCTGGACAAAATCGCGGCGCaggggaggaaaaggaaaaaacgGACTTCAATCGAG AGAGTCTCCCAGCTCCAGGAAGGGCTCCGTGGCGATTGA